Proteins encoded by one window of Enterococcus faecalis:
- a CDS encoding carbohydrate ABC transporter permease, whose amino-acid sequence MFKKKKAQTSFREVFKKGDFATKLSFLVMGAANFANKQWLKGIIFLTAEIGFIYWLIRNGFHALMMLGTLGTQQQGLVYDDSLGIEVLKEGDNSMLLLLFGIAAILVCLSLIILYVINLKSARHLYELKTAGKKIPTTMDDLRSLLNERFHATLMTIPLLGVLFFTILPLLYMISIAFTNYDHNHLPPKNLFTWVGLANLGNVITGDMASTFFPVLGWTLIWAVFATATCFFFGIILALLINTKGLKYKAFWRTIFVITMAVPPFVSLLIMRNLLNGSGPINALLLNWGLIDSSIPFLTDPNWAKLTIIVVNMWIGIPATMLISTGIIQNLPEDQIEAARIDGANKWQIFKSITFPQILFVMTPALIQQFIGNINNFNVIYLLTGGGPANSNFYGAGSTDLLVTWLYKLTVDTMDYNLASVIGILIFILSAVFSLIAYTRTNSFKEA is encoded by the coding sequence ATGTTCAAGAAAAAGAAAGCCCAGACGTCATTTCGAGAGGTCTTTAAAAAAGGCGACTTCGCTACAAAACTATCTTTTTTAGTTATGGGTGCTGCAAACTTCGCCAACAAGCAGTGGTTAAAGGGAATCATCTTTTTAACAGCTGAAATTGGCTTTATCTATTGGTTAATCCGTAATGGTTTCCATGCATTAATGATGCTAGGAACACTAGGGACCCAACAGCAAGGATTAGTATATGATGATTCTTTAGGGATTGAAGTTCTAAAAGAAGGCGATAATTCAATGCTCTTATTATTATTCGGAATTGCAGCAATTTTAGTCTGTTTATCGCTAATCATTTTATATGTAATCAATTTAAAAAGCGCCCGTCACCTATATGAATTAAAGACAGCCGGCAAAAAAATTCCAACAACTATGGATGATTTACGTAGCTTGTTAAACGAACGTTTCCATGCAACTTTAATGACGATCCCCTTACTAGGCGTTCTTTTCTTTACCATCTTGCCGTTGTTATATATGATTTCAATTGCCTTTACCAACTACGACCATAACCATTTGCCACCGAAAAACCTTTTTACTTGGGTTGGATTGGCAAATCTAGGCAATGTAATCACAGGCGATATGGCTTCAACGTTCTTTCCAGTACTTGGCTGGACCTTGATTTGGGCTGTTTTCGCAACCGCAACTTGTTTCTTTTTTGGAATCATTTTAGCCTTGCTTATCAATACAAAAGGCTTAAAATATAAAGCGTTTTGGCGGACTATTTTTGTTATCACGATGGCCGTACCTCCGTTTGTTTCACTTTTAATTATGCGAAACCTCTTAAATGGTTCCGGACCTATCAATGCTCTGTTGTTAAACTGGGGCTTAATCGATTCTTCTATCCCCTTCTTAACAGATCCGAATTGGGCAAAATTAACCATTATTGTTGTCAATATGTGGATTGGTATTCCTGCTACGATGTTAATCTCTACAGGGATTATCCAAAATCTTCCTGAAGATCAAATCGAAGCAGCTAGAATTGACGGTGCCAATAAATGGCAAATTTTTAAAAGTATTACATTTCCACAAATTCTATTTGTGATGACCCCGGCGCTGATTCAACAGTTTATTGGCAACATCAATAACTTCAATGTCATTTATCTATTAACAGGCGGTGGGCCAGCCAATTCTAACTTCTACGGTGCAGGCTCAACTGACCTTTTAGTTACCTGGCTATACAAATTGACTGTCGATACAATGGATTACAATTTAGCCTCTGTGATTGGTATTTTAATCTTCATTCTCTCCGCAGTCTTCAGTTTAATTGCCTATACACGGACGAATTCATTTAAGGAGGCGTAA
- a CDS encoding extracellular solute-binding protein, producing the protein MKANWKKILMGGILLSASAVLLTACGGAEKTKAENESGSANKAAGDVKLWVDTEYMGVFKKVVADFEKENPDIKVNLTAGNSADAKKDIAKDPKAAADVFMMPHDQIGQMAEAGLIYPNTKYEKEVKENNIDSAVAGVTWKDKVYAYPYAVESQVLYYNKDTYSPEEIKTWKSLTEKGKIGTNFGEDGANYIFGPLFMSNGDYLYGENGEDPKGTNFNNQQGIEVLQWIADQKNNPGVIQSNTEALSNLGSGKTDAFLSGPWSKNDVEKALGDKMGAAAYPTIDFGNGEKQMKAFLGVRSFAVNQQTQAPLAAMTLANYLTSEKAQMTYFKEIGFVPSNKKLQTNEEITQDTVAKAILEMAQPTHSVVMPKIPEIVSFWPAMDAVINDTYKGNIKPADYQAKLDKLVQDTSKEAKE; encoded by the coding sequence ATGAAAGCGAATTGGAAAAAGATTTTAATGGGCGGTATCCTTTTAAGTGCTTCCGCGGTTTTACTTACTGCCTGTGGTGGCGCAGAAAAAACGAAAGCTGAAAATGAAAGCGGTTCAGCAAATAAAGCAGCTGGTGACGTAAAATTATGGGTTGATACTGAATATATGGGCGTCTTTAAAAAAGTTGTCGCCGATTTTGAAAAAGAAAACCCCGATATTAAAGTTAACTTAACTGCTGGAAATTCGGCAGATGCTAAAAAAGACATTGCAAAAGATCCTAAAGCTGCCGCAGATGTTTTCATGATGCCACATGATCAAATTGGTCAAATGGCAGAAGCTGGTCTGATTTATCCTAACACAAAATATGAAAAAGAAGTCAAAGAAAACAATATCGACTCAGCAGTTGCAGGGGTCACTTGGAAAGACAAAGTCTATGCCTACCCTTATGCCGTAGAGTCACAAGTTCTTTATTATAACAAAGATACGTATTCTCCAGAGGAAATCAAAACTTGGAAGTCTTTAACTGAAAAAGGCAAAATCGGTACCAATTTTGGCGAAGATGGCGCAAATTATATCTTCGGTCCTCTATTTATGAGTAACGGCGATTACTTATATGGTGAAAATGGCGAAGATCCGAAAGGTACCAACTTTAACAACCAACAAGGTATAGAAGTATTACAATGGATTGCCGATCAAAAAAATAATCCTGGTGTGATCCAATCAAATACAGAAGCATTGTCTAATCTAGGTTCTGGCAAAACGGATGCCTTCCTTTCTGGTCCTTGGTCTAAAAACGATGTAGAAAAAGCTCTTGGCGACAAAATGGGGGCTGCTGCCTATCCAACCATTGATTTTGGCAATGGAGAAAAACAAATGAAAGCTTTCTTGGGCGTTCGTAGTTTTGCTGTCAACCAACAAACACAAGCACCATTGGCCGCAATGACATTAGCAAACTATTTAACCAGTGAAAAAGCACAAATGACTTACTTCAAAGAAATCGGCTTTGTCCCTTCAAACAAAAAATTACAAACAAACGAAGAAATCACACAAGATACTGTTGCAAAAGCTATCTTAGAAATGGCGCAACCAACCCACTCTGTGGTAATGCCAAAAATCCCAGAAATCGTTTCATTCTGGCCTGCGATGGATGCAGTGATCAATGATACGTACAAAGGCAATATCAAACCTGCGGATTATCAAGCAAAATTAGATAAATTAGTCCAAGACACATCAAAAGAAGCAAAAGAATAA
- a CDS encoding glycoside hydrolase family 13 protein produces the protein MNTAAIYHRPESEFAYLYTEETMHIRLRTAKGDIASVQLVQGDPYLLGKEKWYQQSLTMKKLVSTELYDYWFIALSAKFKRLSYAFTLVGTDGLTAFYGEHGIYPLEEKYLAMANNYFRMPYFHEIDRFKAPEWVKETVWYQIFPERFANGDPANDPEGTLPWGSKRPDRQDFFGGDLQGVLDHLDYIEDLGVNGLYFCPIFEAFSNHKYDTIDYLKIDPAFGDGATFKRLVEECHRRGIKIMLDAVFNHMGDTSPQWQDVLKNGQDSIYADWFHVNEFPASYEESADFEEASNITYDTFAFTPHMPKLNTANPEVQAYLLEIARYWIEEYDIDAWRLDVANEVDHAFWKKFRQTCDDAKEDFYILGEIWHSSQSWLQGDEFHAVMNYAYTDAIMGYFVKQELSLEKMLSEMNNQLMLYRQQTNQMQFNVLDSHDTPRLLHETKEDKELMRQVLAFTYIQPGVPCLYYGDEIGMTGDMDPDCRRCMVWEENQQDLDLKEFVKSLIALRKKYAAVFSGGTIDWTGTSFETGLIRLACRLEEQTIYGIFNTGQETQFVDRTDREVLLSSFIEIASEQIMVLPKGFLLYQA, from the coding sequence ATGAACACTGCTGCAATCTACCATCGTCCAGAAAGTGAATTTGCTTATCTTTATACAGAAGAAACCATGCATATTCGTTTGCGTACGGCAAAAGGCGACATTGCCTCTGTCCAATTAGTGCAAGGAGATCCTTATCTTTTAGGGAAAGAAAAGTGGTACCAACAGTCGTTAACAATGAAGAAGTTAGTATCTACGGAGTTATATGATTACTGGTTTATTGCATTAAGTGCAAAATTTAAACGCCTTTCATATGCTTTTACTTTAGTAGGGACGGATGGCTTGACGGCGTTTTATGGCGAACACGGCATTTATCCTTTAGAAGAAAAGTATTTAGCGATGGCGAATAATTATTTTCGGATGCCGTATTTTCATGAAATCGATCGTTTTAAAGCACCTGAATGGGTAAAAGAAACGGTTTGGTATCAAATATTTCCAGAGCGTTTTGCAAATGGTGATCCCGCGAATGATCCTGAAGGGACGTTGCCGTGGGGATCTAAAAGACCAGATCGACAAGATTTTTTTGGTGGGGATTTGCAAGGGGTGCTAGATCATCTTGATTACATTGAAGATTTAGGTGTTAACGGCTTATATTTTTGCCCAATTTTTGAAGCGTTTTCTAATCACAAATATGATACGATTGATTATTTAAAAATTGACCCAGCTTTTGGTGATGGCGCTACCTTTAAGCGTTTAGTCGAAGAGTGTCATCGACGGGGCATTAAGATTATGTTGGACGCCGTTTTTAATCATATGGGGGACACTTCGCCTCAATGGCAAGATGTGTTAAAAAATGGCCAGGACTCAATTTATGCCGATTGGTTCCACGTAAATGAGTTTCCAGCTAGCTATGAAGAAAGTGCTGATTTTGAAGAAGCAAGCAACATTACCTATGATACTTTTGCATTCACTCCGCATATGCCTAAATTAAATACAGCAAATCCAGAAGTGCAAGCCTATCTTTTAGAAATTGCTCGTTATTGGATTGAGGAATATGATATTGACGCCTGGCGTTTAGATGTGGCAAACGAAGTGGATCATGCGTTCTGGAAAAAATTCCGGCAAACATGTGATGACGCAAAAGAAGATTTTTATATTTTAGGAGAAATTTGGCACTCGTCGCAAAGCTGGCTCCAAGGAGACGAATTTCATGCAGTGATGAATTATGCATACACAGATGCGATTATGGGCTACTTTGTCAAGCAAGAACTGTCCTTGGAAAAGATGCTTTCTGAAATGAACAACCAGTTAATGCTCTATCGACAACAAACGAATCAAATGCAGTTTAATGTTTTAGATTCCCACGATACACCACGCTTATTGCATGAAACGAAAGAGGATAAAGAGCTGATGCGCCAAGTATTAGCGTTTACGTATATTCAACCAGGCGTCCCTTGTCTTTACTATGGTGATGAAATTGGTATGACAGGTGATATGGATCCTGATTGTCGTCGTTGTATGGTTTGGGAGGAAAATCAGCAAGATTTGGATTTGAAGGAATTTGTAAAATCATTGATTGCCCTTCGCAAAAAGTATGCGGCTGTTTTTTCTGGTGGAACAATCGATTGGACAGGCACTTCTTTTGAAACGGGGTTGATTAGACTCGCTTGTCGTTTGGAGGAACAAACGATCTATGGGATTTTTAATACTGGCCAAGAGACACAATTTGTCGATAGAACTGATCGAGAAGTTTTGCTAAGTTCTTTTATCGAAATTGCTTCAGAACAGATAATGGTTTTACCAAAAGGTTTTCTTTTATATCAAGCATAA
- a CDS encoding glycoside hydrolase family 13 protein has product MEKHWWQEVVVYQIYPRSFKDSSGDGIGDLPGIIEKLDYLETLGIGAIWLSPVYQSPNDDNGYDISDYEAIMTEFGTMADMDRLIEEAKKRKIEIIMDLVVNHTSDEHRWFIEAKKSKENPYRDYYVWADPASDGGVPNRLKSAFSGSAWTFDEASGQYYLHLFSKKQPDLNWENQQMRQSVYEMMNFWIDKGIGGFRLDVIDLVGKIPGEEITANGPHLHRYLQEMNAATFGGKELLTVGETWGATPEIAKMYSSPERHELSMIFQFEHMSLDQQPGKEKWDLQPMEVAKLKQVFAKWQTELGNDGWNSLFWNNHDLPRMISRWGNDQEHWLESSKLFAILLHMMKGTPYIYQGEEIGMTNTPITDIREARDIETINMYHEYLEKGYSKEEILLKINTKGRDNARRPMQWTAEKNAGFTTGTPWIDVNPNYQTINVAAALADKNSLFYTYQEMIRLRKEHPLIVWGDFELLETVDEVISFYRTYGEERWLVVTNFSDKVQPFSADVHVEQVMIENMPTDVTALADYSLAPWQAFVVKVSQ; this is encoded by the coding sequence ATGGAAAAACATTGGTGGCAAGAAGTCGTGGTTTATCAGATTTATCCTCGCAGTTTTAAGGATAGCAGTGGAGATGGCATTGGAGATTTACCAGGAATTATTGAAAAATTGGATTATTTGGAAACGTTAGGCATTGGGGCTATTTGGTTATCACCAGTTTATCAATCACCCAATGATGACAATGGTTATGACATTTCTGATTATGAAGCGATTATGACAGAGTTTGGGACGATGGCGGATATGGATCGTCTAATTGAGGAAGCGAAAAAGCGAAAGATTGAAATTATTATGGATTTAGTGGTTAACCATACGTCAGATGAACATCGTTGGTTTATTGAAGCGAAAAAAAGCAAGGAGAATCCCTACCGAGACTATTATGTATGGGCTGATCCTGCTTCAGATGGCGGTGTGCCTAACCGATTGAAATCTGCCTTTTCGGGTTCGGCGTGGACGTTTGATGAAGCGAGTGGGCAATACTATTTGCATTTGTTTAGTAAAAAACAACCAGATTTAAATTGGGAAAACCAACAAATGCGTCAGTCGGTTTACGAGATGATGAATTTTTGGATTGATAAAGGAATTGGCGGTTTCCGTTTAGATGTAATTGACTTAGTGGGTAAAATTCCAGGAGAAGAGATCACCGCGAATGGACCTCATTTACATCGTTATTTACAAGAAATGAACGCCGCGACATTTGGAGGCAAAGAGCTGTTAACTGTGGGTGAAACATGGGGGGCCACACCTGAAATTGCAAAAATGTACTCTAGTCCAGAGCGTCATGAATTATCTATGATTTTTCAGTTTGAACATATGAGCTTGGATCAACAACCAGGTAAAGAAAAATGGGACCTTCAGCCAATGGAAGTTGCCAAGTTGAAACAGGTTTTTGCAAAATGGCAAACAGAATTAGGAAATGATGGCTGGAATTCTTTATTTTGGAATAACCATGATTTACCGAGAATGATTTCACGTTGGGGAAATGATCAGGAACATTGGTTGGAAAGTAGTAAGTTATTCGCTATTTTACTGCACATGATGAAAGGCACACCTTATATTTATCAAGGGGAAGAAATTGGTATGACCAATACGCCGATTACAGATATTCGTGAAGCGCGGGACATCGAAACGATTAACATGTACCATGAGTATCTAGAAAAAGGATATTCTAAAGAAGAAATTTTGCTGAAAATTAATACTAAAGGTCGTGATAATGCACGCCGGCCTATGCAGTGGACCGCTGAAAAAAATGCGGGCTTTACGACTGGTACACCTTGGATTGATGTTAATCCCAATTATCAAACGATTAACGTCGCTGCTGCTTTGGCAGATAAAAATTCACTATTCTATACGTACCAAGAAATGATTCGTTTGAGAAAAGAACATCCTTTAATTGTTTGGGGCGACTTTGAATTGCTGGAAACAGTGGACGAAGTGATCAGTTTTTATCGTACCTATGGTGAGGAACGCTGGCTTGTTGTAACAAACTTTTCTGACAAAGTTCAGCCATTTTCTGCAGACGTTCATGTAGAACAAGTAATGATTGAAAATATGCCGACAGATGTCACTGCTTTAGCAGACTATTCGTTAGCGCCTTGGCAAGCATTTGTTGTGAAAGTGAGTCAATAA
- a CDS encoding glycoside hydrolase family 13 protein — protein MEQWWKNAVGYQIYPRSFKDSNGDGIGDLQGIIEKLPYLKELGVDFLWLNPIYTSPNVDNGYDIADYQGIQPEFGTMEDFQELLDQAHQLGLKIILDLVVNHTSDQHPWFVEAKKSLDNPYREYYLWADATPDRMPNEWQSFFGGSTWTYDAGTKQAYFHVFAKEQPDLNWKNPKVREEIYAMIRWWLDLGIDGFRLDAISHIQKELWDFKITTNPWAPFMNVKGIEDYMLDLKAIFAEYDIMTVGEASGVSSKKAVEWTNDAGYLNMIFELEHNVREGKPGEERLNILGYKKVMARWQKHLGTEGWNALYVENHDNPRINSILGNETSHSAKAIGTIALLLRGTPFIYQGQEIGMVNYPFQQIDELDAKDSHNHYRLLIESGYDAKQALKEVAHWTRDHSRTPMQWTSQEASSFTSGHPWLAIHPNFKEINVADQETDAQSVLNYYKKLIALRKDNPVFTDGQFELLAPNHPSVFAFLRKTTEATALVIVNLSGEKCQFDLSNKLLGRKWQQLLGNQDFTVKKRMQLAPYQAGVFQ, from the coding sequence ATGGAACAATGGTGGAAAAATGCTGTCGGTTATCAAATTTATCCTCGGAGTTTTAAAGATAGCAACGGGGATGGCATTGGTGATTTGCAGGGAATTATTGAGAAATTACCGTATTTAAAAGAACTAGGGGTCGATTTTTTATGGTTAAATCCGATTTACACTTCGCCAAACGTTGACAATGGTTATGATATTGCGGATTATCAAGGGATTCAGCCAGAATTTGGTACGATGGAAGATTTTCAAGAACTTTTGGACCAAGCGCATCAATTAGGTTTGAAGATTATTCTTGATTTAGTGGTCAATCATACAAGTGATCAACATCCGTGGTTTGTTGAAGCGAAAAAAAGTTTAGATAATCCGTATCGTGAGTATTATTTATGGGCCGATGCGACACCAGATCGTATGCCGAATGAATGGCAAAGCTTTTTTGGTGGCTCGACTTGGACGTATGACGCGGGTACAAAGCAAGCATATTTTCATGTGTTTGCAAAAGAGCAACCTGATTTGAACTGGAAAAATCCTAAAGTTCGTGAAGAGATTTATGCGATGATTCGCTGGTGGTTAGATTTGGGAATTGATGGTTTCCGATTGGATGCGATTAGTCATATCCAAAAAGAACTTTGGGATTTTAAAATTACCACGAATCCGTGGGCTCCATTTATGAATGTAAAAGGCATTGAAGACTATATGCTAGATTTGAAAGCTATTTTTGCTGAGTATGACATCATGACAGTGGGGGAAGCTAGTGGCGTTTCAAGTAAAAAAGCGGTGGAATGGACCAATGATGCGGGCTATCTGAATATGATTTTTGAATTAGAGCACAATGTTCGAGAAGGAAAGCCAGGAGAAGAACGGTTAAATATTTTAGGCTATAAAAAAGTAATGGCTCGCTGGCAAAAGCATTTAGGGACAGAAGGCTGGAATGCATTATATGTAGAAAATCATGATAATCCCAGAATCAATTCAATTTTAGGCAATGAAACCTCTCATTCTGCTAAGGCGATTGGAACAATCGCCTTGCTCTTGCGAGGAACACCGTTTATTTATCAAGGACAGGAAATCGGCATGGTTAATTATCCGTTTCAACAGATTGACGAGTTAGATGCTAAAGATTCTCATAACCATTATCGTTTGCTTATAGAAAGTGGCTACGATGCGAAACAAGCATTAAAAGAAGTGGCGCATTGGACGCGGGACCATTCGCGTACGCCTATGCAGTGGACGAGTCAAGAGGCAAGTTCATTCACCTCGGGGCATCCGTGGTTAGCAATTCATCCCAATTTCAAAGAAATAAATGTGGCTGACCAAGAAACGGATGCGCAATCCGTGTTGAATTATTATAAAAAGTTAATTGCGTTGCGGAAAGACAATCCGGTCTTTACAGATGGACAGTTTGAACTATTAGCGCCCAATCATCCGTCTGTTTTTGCTTTTTTAAGAAAAACAACTGAGGCAACAGCGTTAGTGATTGTCAATTTAAGTGGAGAAAAGTGCCAATTTGACTTGTCGAATAAATTACTAGGCAGAAAGTGGCAACAATTATTAGGGAATCAAGATTTTACGGTGAAGAAACGGATGCAGTTAGCACCTTATCAGGCAGGCGTATTCCAATAA
- a CDS encoding TMEM175 family protein, whose protein sequence is MPKTRVEAFTDAVIAIILTLLILELKIPEKADWSALTQSGHKIIIYLISFVTLLIYWNNHHHLFQSVRKIDGRVLWMNNFLILTLTFFPFVTGWVGEHPFSWPPQALYGLLVLGADVAYYLVVRALIQANGPKSEVQRLFGHYPKLTLSIVLNIIALIVGKLVAPIAVLIIDTIVLVMWFIPERKAEIKGILK, encoded by the coding sequence ATGCCGAAAACACGTGTAGAAGCATTTACAGATGCAGTCATTGCGATTATTTTAACGTTATTAATTTTAGAATTAAAAATTCCTGAAAAAGCAGATTGGTCTGCTCTGACTCAATCTGGACACAAAATCATTATTTATTTAATTAGTTTTGTTACTTTATTGATTTATTGGAACAATCATCATCATTTATTTCAAAGTGTCCGTAAAATTGATGGACGTGTCCTTTGGATGAATAATTTTCTAATTTTGACGTTGACGTTTTTCCCGTTTGTTACTGGCTGGGTAGGTGAACATCCATTTTCTTGGCCGCCACAAGCTTTGTATGGCTTATTAGTATTAGGAGCTGATGTTGCTTATTATCTAGTGGTGCGGGCATTGATTCAGGCAAATGGGCCCAAATCCGAAGTACAACGTTTGTTCGGCCACTATCCAAAATTAACGCTTTCGATTGTGTTGAATATTATTGCGTTGATTGTAGGCAAACTAGTAGCGCCAATCGCTGTCCTGATTATTGATACGATTGTTTTAGTCATGTGGTTTATTCCTGAGCGAAAAGCAGAAATAAAGGGGATTTTAAAGTAG
- the mgtA gene encoding magnesium-translocating P-type ATPase, which yields MMNKKTMDMRKATKDQELRKLALLSERELMMELRTSEKGLSNEDAEKRLEEFGPNEVSAQKPTPAIILFLSAFKDPFVYVLALLMVVSTLTKDFEAAIVMGVMILASVLIAFIQEYRSQKASLDLKELIENTAAVTREGITKEIPMDEIVPGDIVTLATGDMIPADAVLIWTKDLFVNQSSLTGESMPVEKFVDAGVDRQQTEVSALDMQDLVFMGTDVLSGQGKAIILKTGQHTFFGDIAKNATTQRGKTSFDLGLAKVSKFLLRMVMILFPIVFLINGLTKGAWGEAFFFAIAVAVGLTPEMLPMIVTSNLAKGALSLSKHKVIVKELAAIQNLGGMDVLCTDKTGTITEDRVVLVQHLNPLGDLSDEVLNLAYLNSSYQTGWKNLMDIAVINFYEEHQWKTPFKNVTKIDEIPFDFSRRRLTVVVNADDHQLMITKGAVEEMEEVCTHAQINGEIVPLSTAVREELRRVNVQMNKQGMRVLAVAVKKDVHKEAVYSVEDEKEMTLIGFMGFLDPAKESAVSAIRSLHEHGVNVKVLTGDNDIVAKKVCKDVGIEVSHVLLGSQIEAMTDEELRAQVEETNLFAKLNPMQKSKIIELLQAKGHTVGFMGDGINDAPALRKADVGISVDTAADITKDASSIILLEKSLNVLESGVIEGRKVFSNMMKYIKITISSNFGNVFSILVASAFLPFLPMLSLQLLIQNLIYDVAQLTIPWDNVDEEELLSPVRWETNGLAKFTVCIGPVSSIFDILTYLVMWFVFSANSLATQHLFQTGWFMVGLVSQTLVVHMVRTRKIPFIQSRASMPVMLSSLGAILLGFLIVATPIREVFDFVKLPANYWPWFFGIIIAYMLTVEVAKRLYIKITKEWI from the coding sequence ATGATGAACAAAAAAACAATGGATATGAGAAAAGCCACCAAAGATCAAGAATTACGTAAATTGGCGTTGCTTTCTGAACGGGAATTAATGATGGAATTACGGACATCTGAAAAAGGACTCTCGAATGAAGATGCCGAAAAAAGATTAGAGGAATTTGGACCAAACGAAGTTTCTGCACAAAAGCCAACCCCAGCAATTATTTTATTTTTAAGTGCATTCAAAGATCCGTTTGTCTATGTCTTAGCCTTATTGATGGTCGTTTCAACTTTAACGAAAGATTTCGAAGCCGCTATCGTGATGGGCGTGATGATTTTAGCCAGTGTCTTGATTGCTTTTATACAAGAGTATCGTTCTCAAAAAGCGAGTTTGGATTTAAAAGAATTAATTGAAAATACCGCTGCAGTGACACGGGAAGGGATTACGAAAGAAATTCCAATGGACGAAATTGTTCCAGGAGACATTGTAACTTTAGCTACAGGAGACATGATTCCTGCAGATGCCGTGTTGATTTGGACCAAAGATTTATTCGTTAATCAATCGTCGCTAACAGGCGAATCCATGCCTGTCGAAAAATTTGTGGATGCAGGTGTGGATCGTCAACAAACAGAGGTTTCTGCATTAGATATGCAAGACCTAGTGTTTATGGGTACAGATGTCTTGAGTGGACAAGGAAAAGCGATTATTTTAAAAACTGGGCAACATACATTTTTTGGTGATATTGCTAAAAATGCTACAACACAACGAGGAAAAACTAGTTTTGACTTAGGCTTAGCAAAAGTCAGTAAGTTTTTATTACGAATGGTAATGATTTTGTTTCCAATCGTTTTCTTGATTAATGGTTTAACTAAAGGTGCTTGGGGCGAAGCGTTTTTCTTCGCGATTGCCGTTGCAGTTGGTTTGACACCAGAAATGTTGCCAATGATTGTTACGAGTAACTTAGCCAAGGGTGCATTATCCTTATCGAAACATAAAGTCATTGTTAAAGAATTAGCGGCTATCCAAAATTTGGGTGGTATGGATGTGCTCTGTACAGATAAGACTGGAACGATTACCGAAGATCGTGTAGTTTTGGTTCAACATTTGAATCCATTAGGTGATTTGAGTGACGAGGTTCTAAATTTAGCCTACTTAAATTCTTCTTATCAAACAGGTTGGAAAAATTTAATGGATATTGCCGTTATTAATTTTTATGAAGAGCATCAATGGAAAACGCCGTTTAAAAATGTCACTAAAATTGATGAAATTCCTTTTGATTTTTCCAGACGCCGCTTAACGGTTGTCGTAAATGCAGATGATCATCAATTGATGATTACGAAAGGCGCCGTGGAAGAAATGGAAGAAGTGTGTACGCATGCGCAAATTAATGGCGAAATTGTACCATTAAGCACTGCTGTACGAGAAGAACTACGCCGAGTGAATGTTCAAATGAACAAACAAGGGATGCGTGTGTTAGCGGTAGCTGTAAAAAAAGATGTCCATAAAGAAGCAGTTTATTCAGTTGAAGATGAAAAAGAGATGACATTGATTGGGTTTATGGGTTTTCTTGATCCAGCAAAAGAGTCAGCCGTCAGCGCTATTCGCTCCTTACATGAACATGGTGTCAACGTGAAAGTGCTAACGGGCGATAATGACATTGTCGCCAAAAAAGTCTGTAAAGATGTAGGCATTGAAGTTTCCCATGTGTTATTAGGTTCTCAAATTGAAGCAATGACAGATGAAGAGTTGCGGGCGCAAGTAGAAGAAACTAATTTATTTGCCAAATTAAATCCGATGCAAAAATCTAAAATTATTGAATTGCTACAAGCAAAAGGTCATACGGTTGGTTTTATGGGGGATGGCATTAATGATGCACCGGCATTACGAAAAGCTGATGTGGGCATTTCAGTAGATACTGCAGCTGATATTACTAAAGATGCTAGCTCGATTATTTTACTGGAAAAAAGTTTAAATGTACTGGAATCTGGTGTGATTGAAGGACGAAAAGTATTTAGCAATATGATGAAATATATTAAAATTACCATCAGTTCCAATTTTGGGAATGTCTTTTCAATTTTAGTAGCCAGTGCCTTTTTACCATTTCTACCAATGCTTTCCTTACAACTCTTGATTCAAAATTTGATTTATGATGTGGCTCAGTTGACAATTCCTTGGGATAATGTCGATGAAGAAGAGTTATTAAGCCCTGTTCGGTGGGAAACGAACGGACTAGCGAAATTTACAGTATGTATTGGCCCGGTAAGTAGTATTTTCGATATTCTAACGTATCTTGTCATGTGGTTTGTGTTTAGCGCCAATAGTTTGGCAACTCAACATTTATTCCAAACAGGTTGGTTTATGGTGGGACTTGTTAGTCAAACGTTAGTTGTTCATATGGTCCGGACGCGGAAAATACCATTCATTCAAAGTCGTGCGTCAATGCCTGTGATGTTAAGTAGTTTAGGCGCAATTTTACTCGGTTTCCTAATTGTAGCAACGCCTATAAGAGAGGTTTTTGACTTTGTGAAACTTCCGGCTAACTACTGGCCATGGTTCTTTGGAATCATCATTGCGTACATGTTAACTGTTGAAGTAGCTAAACGTTTATATATTAAAATTACTAAGGAATGGATTTAG